In the Methanococcus maripaludis genome, one interval contains:
- the lysA gene encoding diaminopimelate decarboxylase, which yields MEFLGNEMLTVEGKNLKIDGYDASELAKTYGTPLYVMSETQTVKNFTRYVDSFKEYSEKTGKEFIISFAYKANTNLAVTKLLSKLGCGADIVSAGELYIAKLSNVPSEKIVFNGNCKLKEEIKMGIEAEIRAFNVDSISELVLINETAKEMGKIANVAFRVNPNVDAKTHPKISTGMKKNKFGLDIESGIALETIKMAEKMENVKIVGIHCHIGSQLTYISPFVEEARKIMDFVVSLKNEGIEIKDVNLGGGLGIPYDKNTKIPVQKDLSKAVLDVIYEYEGKIELPNLILEPGRSLVATAGVLLGTVEHVKETPVAKWIMIDAGMNDMMRPAIYEAYHEIVPCTIRDEKEVVSVAGGLCESSDVFGKDRELSKMEVKDTVAILDVGAYGISMANNYNSRGKPAMILTNEKEVSLIRVRETLADLISKDIVPNHLL from the coding sequence ATGGAATTCTTGGGGAACGAAATGCTTACCGTTGAAGGTAAAAACTTAAAAATTGACGGATATGATGCAAGCGAACTTGCTAAAACTTACGGAACTCCACTCTACGTCATGAGTGAAACGCAAACCGTTAAAAACTTTACAAGATACGTTGACTCATTTAAAGAATACTCTGAAAAAACCGGAAAAGAATTCATAATTTCATTTGCATACAAAGCAAACACGAACCTTGCTGTAACAAAACTCCTCTCAAAACTCGGATGTGGTGCAGATATCGTGAGTGCAGGGGAATTGTACATTGCAAAACTTTCAAATGTTCCTTCCGAAAAAATTGTATTTAACGGAAACTGTAAATTAAAAGAAGAAATTAAAATGGGAATTGAAGCTGAAATAAGAGCATTTAACGTTGACAGCATCAGTGAACTTGTTTTAATTAATGAAACTGCAAAAGAAATGGGAAAAATTGCAAATGTTGCATTTAGGGTAAATCCAAACGTTGATGCAAAAACGCACCCTAAAATTTCAACAGGAATGAAAAAGAACAAATTCGGGCTCGACATTGAAAGCGGAATTGCACTTGAAACTATTAAAATGGCAGAAAAAATGGAAAACGTAAAAATTGTTGGAATTCACTGCCATATTGGTTCACAACTAACTTACATCAGCCCATTTGTTGAAGAAGCTAGGAAAATCATGGATTTCGTAGTTTCACTCAAAAATGAAGGAATTGAAATAAAAGATGTAAATTTAGGTGGGGGCCTTGGAATCCCATATGATAAAAATACAAAAATCCCTGTTCAAAAAGATCTTTCAAAAGCAGTTCTCGATGTAATTTACGAATACGAAGGAAAAATCGAACTTCCAAATTTAATATTGGAACCTGGAAGAAGTTTGGTTGCTACCGCGGGAGTTTTACTTGGAACTGTCGAACACGTCAAAGAAACACCTGTTGCAAAATGGATAATGATTGATGCTGGAATGAACGACATGATGAGACCTGCAATCTATGAGGCATACCACGAAATCGTTCCTTGTACCATTAGAGACGAAAAAGAAGTTGTAAGCGTTGCAGGAGGACTTTGTGAAAGTTCCGATGTATTTGGAAAGGATAGGGAACTCTCAAAAATGGAAGTAAAAGATACCGTTGCAATTTTAGACGTTGGAGCATACGGAATCAGCATGGCAAACAACTACAACTCAAGAGGAAAACCTGCAATGATCCTTACAAATGAAAAGGAAGTTTCATTAATCAGAGTTAGAGAAACCCTTGCAGATTTAATTTCAAAAGATATCGTACCAAACCATCTTTTGTAA
- a CDS encoding thermonuclease family protein, with the protein MKKIIFLAPILLLIFSGCISDDNIDSGDFIDSHEHFSGTVTRVVDGDTVHVDSNGVDYNIRLLGVDTPETYQKNSVSEYYIDYETPITDTEYLDYWGHLATNYTRNTLENKSVYVVFDKNSDKQDKYGRYLAYIYLENENFNENLIEYGFARVYVSDFELKAGFLETEKTAKSEKTGLWNYNN; encoded by the coding sequence ATGAAAAAGATAATTTTTTTAGCTCCAATTTTACTTTTGATTTTTTCAGGTTGCATTTCTGATGATAATATTGATTCAGGGGACTTTATCGATTCTCACGAACACTTTTCTGGAACTGTCACTCGTGTGGTTGATGGCGATACCGTGCACGTTGATTCAAACGGGGTTGATTATAATATTAGGCTTTTGGGCGTTGATACTCCAGAAACTTATCAAAAAAACAGTGTTTCAGAATATTATATCGATTATGAAACTCCAATTACTGATACTGAATATTTAGATTACTGGGGGCATTTGGCAACAAACTACACGCGAAATACTCTTGAAAATAAATCGGTATATGTAGTTTTTGATAAAAACAGTGATAAACAGGATAAATACGGAAGATATCTTGCATACATATATTTGGAAAATGAAAATTTCAACGAAAATTTGATAGAATATGGATTTGCAAGAGTATACGTTAGTGATTTTGAATTGAAAGCTGGATTTTTAGAAACCGAAAAAACAGCAAAATCTGAAAAAACAGGTCTTTGGAACTACAATAACTAA
- the tsaA gene encoding tRNA (N6-threonylcarbamoyladenosine(37)-N6)-methyltransferase TrmO encodes MNRKEYKIFEIGMFKKEGENSYLEIYDEFLGGMDGLTKNSKILVFLWFDGSDNETKRKTLKVHPRGNINNPIRGVFSTRSPMRPNPIALYTVKIEEISGNKLYIEEIDAFSETPIIDIKRYSKELDL; translated from the coding sequence ATGAACAGAAAGGAATACAAAATTTTTGAAATCGGGATGTTTAAAAAAGAGGGGGAAAACTCATATTTAGAAATTTACGACGAATTTTTAGGTGGGATGGATGGATTAACCAAAAATTCAAAGATTTTAGTTTTTTTATGGTTTGACGGGTCTGACAATGAAACTAAAAGAAAGACTTTAAAGGTTCACCCGAGAGGAAATATTAATAACCCGATAAGGGGTGTTTTTTCTACAAGATCTCCAATGAGGCCTAACCCTATTGCGCTTTACACTGTAAAAATTGAAGAAATTTCTGGAAATAAATTATATATCGAAGAAATTGATGCATTTTCAGAAACTCCAATAATTGATATAAAAAGATACTCAAAAGAACTGGATTTATAG
- the cbiD gene encoding cobalt-precorrin-5B (C(1))-methyltransferase CbiD, with amino-acid sequence MGKIDFRLEKTFGYTTGACAAAGAYSALYFLKNNERLNFVEIVNLKEDSLIIPIKNIEKQGDTAISTVEKFSGEDIDITNGMDIEIEVTLNLDNNSSESSNVDIIGGIGVGIITKSGLQVTLGKPAINPKPREMIETNLKSLLTDNECVTVKISVPNGDEIAKKTLNPKLGIIGGISILGTTGIVRPMSNDAYKESLAPQIDVALANNFENLIFVPGNIGTKHAKILLHAEEDQIIEVSNFWDYMLNKAKEKGVKDITVFGHAGKIVKLAGGIFDTHSKVADARNEILCAYTSLVTQDVEILQKILQSNTTEDIVEILTEKGILKEVFDNVSKRVVERLSSRWDGINFSCIIINMKGNMLGKYDQG; translated from the coding sequence ATGGGCAAGATTGATTTTAGACTCGAAAAAACTTTTGGGTATACCACAGGCGCATGTGCTGCTGCTGGAGCATATTCTGCACTCTATTTTTTAAAAAATAATGAAAGATTAAATTTTGTTGAAATTGTAAATTTAAAAGAAGATTCCTTAATTATTCCAATTAAAAACATTGAAAAACAGGGAGACACTGCAATTTCAACGGTAGAAAAATTTTCAGGGGAGGACATCGATATTACAAATGGAATGGATATCGAAATAGAAGTTACTCTTAATTTGGATAACAACAGTTCAGAATCGAGTAATGTCGATATTATCGGGGGAATCGGTGTTGGAATAATTACAAAATCTGGTTTACAGGTAACGCTTGGAAAACCTGCAATAAATCCAAAACCAAGAGAAATGATTGAAACTAATTTAAAATCTCTTTTAACTGATAATGAATGTGTAACTGTAAAAATTTCAGTTCCAAATGGGGATGAAATTGCCAAAAAAACATTAAATCCTAAACTTGGGATAATTGGCGGAATTTCGATTCTTGGAACTACTGGAATCGTTCGGCCAATGTCAAATGACGCGTACAAAGAATCACTCGCGCCACAAATTGATGTAGCTTTAGCAAATAATTTTGAAAACCTAATATTTGTTCCAGGAAACATTGGAACAAAGCATGCTAAAATATTATTACATGCAGAAGAAGATCAAATTATTGAAGTTTCAAATTTTTGGGACTACATGCTCAATAAGGCAAAAGAAAAAGGTGTTAAAGATATAACTGTCTTTGGACACGCTGGAAAAATCGTAAAGCTTGCTGGCGGAATTTTTGACACCCATTCAAAAGTCGCAGATGCAAGAAACGAAATACTCTGTGCTTATACTTCATTAGTAACACAGGATGTAGAAATACTTCAAAAAATACTTCAATCAAATACAACTGAAGATATAGTTGAAATTTTGACTGAAAAAGGTATTTTAAAAGAAGTTTTTGACAATGTTTCAAAAAGAGTTGTCGAAAGACTTTCTTCAAGATGGGATGGAATTAATTTTTCCTGTATTATAATCAATATGAAAGGAAATATGCTTGGAAAATATGATCAGGGTTGA
- a CDS encoding M24 family metallopeptidase encodes MDKFGEFLEYLKENDIKKAVITKKETINYFLEKYPPNFSMLIFDIKKDTVTLQVSKLDFEMAKGYKIKNLGIELYENFESTFKGCDGIEDSLPIRFLKFVKDYKLVSKKIEEMRETKTKAELENIKKAAKISDGAIEHATTYALENDNLTENQIAAEIEYFMKKNGSIRPSFDTIAISDKKTRLPHGMPSEDVVKNILLMDIGALYEGYCSDITRTVILNENIKNYSEIYNIVHSAKKEAEKNLKAGISVKELDLIAREHMGEFKDYFIHSLGHGVGVEIHENPAISSKIKEDVILKEGMVVTIEPGIYTDDFGVRIEDLYLVKKNGFEKLSNAKILEY; translated from the coding sequence ATGGATAAGTTTGGGGAATTTTTAGAATATCTAAAAGAAAACGATATAAAAAAGGCGGTTATTACAAAAAAAGAAACTATAAATTATTTTTTGGAAAAATACCCTCCAAATTTTTCAATGCTTATTTTTGATATTAAAAAAGACACTGTAACATTACAGGTTTCAAAACTCGATTTTGAAATGGCAAAAGGATACAAGATCAAAAATCTGGGTATTGAACTTTACGAAAATTTTGAAAGTACGTTTAAAGGTTGTGATGGAATCGAAGACTCCCTTCCAATCCGATTTTTAAAGTTTGTCAAAGATTATAAGTTAGTTTCTAAAAAAATCGAGGAAATGCGGGAAACAAAAACAAAAGCAGAACTTGAAAATATTAAAAAAGCTGCAAAAATAAGCGATGGTGCAATTGAACATGCTACAACTTATGCACTTGAAAATGATAATTTAACTGAAAACCAGATTGCAGCAGAAATTGAGTATTTTATGAAGAAAAATGGAAGTATCAGGCCTTCATTCGACACAATCGCAATTTCTGACAAAAAGACAAGACTTCCTCATGGAATGCCTTCTGAAGATGTTGTAAAAAACATACTTTTAATGGATATTGGGGCACTTTACGAAGGTTACTGTTCAGACATTACGAGAACAGTAATTTTAAATGAAAACATCAAGAATTATTCGGAAATTTATAATATTGTACATTCTGCGAAAAAAGAGGCGGAAAAAAATTTAAAGGCAGGAATTTCTGTAAAAGAACTCGATTTGATTGCAAGAGAACATATGGGTGAATTTAAAGATTATTTCATACATTCTCTTGGACACGGAGTAGGTGTTGAAATTCACGAAAATCCAGCAATTTCTTCAAAAATAAAAGAAGATGTTATATTAAAAGAAGGAATGGTTGTTACAATTGAACCTGGAATTTATACGGATGATTTCGGAGTAAGGATTGAAGACCTCTATCTTGTAAAAAAGAACGGCTTTGAAAAACTCAGCAATGCAAAAATTTTAGAATATTAA
- the aroA gene encoding 3-phosphoshikimate 1-carboxyvinyltransferase has protein sequence MLVVKKTPKIKGILSAPPSKSYTHRAVICASLANGVSNLKNPLNGADCLSSAHACEMFGAEIDLNDEKWVVRGSEFKTPDNIVDIGNSGTTLRILTGISSQISDGYTVLTGDDSIRKRPMQPLLDALKQLGLNCFSTKNNGTAPIVVKSGKISNNVVEIRGDMSSQFITSLMMTLPFSENDSEIILTTPIKSEPYLNITIDVLDKFGVKIDKIEEKNKVGYKIKGNQKYLPCDYTIEGDYSSASYLVAAGVLLNSDIVIKNVFKDSKQGDREIIEIVKKMGANVEINEDNVQIMGPYKLKGIEIDVTDIPDLVPTIAVLGCFAEGKTVVYNGEHVRLKECDRLAACTTELSKMGAEIEEKKDGLIITGVHKLNGAKLKTYHDHRLVMAFTIAGMMADGETVIEGEDSVKISFPDFVDKMKSIGSNIEVI, from the coding sequence ATGCTGGTAGTGAAAAAAACCCCTAAAATAAAAGGAATATTAAGCGCACCCCCATCAAAATCTTATACGCACAGGGCAGTTATCTGCGCATCACTCGCAAACGGAGTATCTAATCTAAAAAATCCGTTAAATGGCGCAGACTGTTTATCTTCTGCTCACGCATGTGAAATGTTTGGTGCCGAAATTGACTTAAACGATGAAAAATGGGTAGTTAGGGGCTCAGAATTTAAAACACCAGATAATATTGTTGATATTGGAAACAGTGGAACTACTTTAAGGATATTAACTGGAATTTCTTCTCAAATTTCAGATGGATATACTGTACTTACTGGAGACGATTCTATTCGAAAAAGGCCAATGCAACCACTATTGGATGCATTAAAACAGCTTGGACTGAACTGTTTTTCAACAAAAAATAATGGTACAGCTCCAATTGTTGTTAAATCTGGAAAAATTAGTAACAATGTCGTTGAAATCAGGGGGGACATGAGTTCTCAGTTCATAACTTCGCTCATGATGACACTACCGTTCAGTGAAAATGACTCTGAAATAATATTGACTACCCCAATAAAGTCTGAACCTTATTTAAACATTACAATAGACGTTTTGGATAAATTTGGGGTTAAAATCGATAAAATTGAAGAAAAAAATAAAGTTGGATACAAAATCAAAGGAAATCAAAAGTATTTGCCATGCGATTATACAATTGAAGGCGATTATTCATCTGCATCTTATTTAGTTGCAGCAGGAGTTTTATTAAATTCAGATATCGTAATTAAAAACGTATTCAAAGATTCAAAGCAAGGGGATCGGGAAATTATTGAAATAGTTAAGAAAATGGGCGCAAACGTAGAAATAAACGAAGACAATGTTCAAATTATGGGCCCCTACAAATTAAAAGGAATTGAAATTGATGTAACAGACATTCCTGACCTTGTTCCAACAATTGCAGTCTTGGGATGTTTTGCTGAAGGAAAAACAGTTGTTTATAATGGAGAACATGTAAGGCTCAAAGAATGTGACCGACTTGCGGCATGCACTACTGAACTATCAAAAATGGGTGCGGAGATCGAAGAAAAAAAAGATGGACTCATAATTACTGGCGTTCATAAATTAAATGGTGCAAAACTTAAAACATACCACGACCACAGGCTTGTAATGGCATTTACAATTGCAGGAATGATGGCAGATGGGGAAACCGTAATAGAAGGCGAAGATTCAGTTAAAATTTCCTTTCCAGATTTTGTAGATAAAATGAAGTCAATTGGAAGTAATATTGAAGTAATTTAA
- the glnA gene encoding type I glutamate--ammonia ligase has protein sequence MNSVEQAMEYIKTNNVKFIRFQFVDIHGEPKNIAYPVKAGAAGEEELYDVLSKGLYFDGSSIEGFVSIESSDMMLKPDLKTLSVLPWRPTEKSVARVICDVYTTTGKPFEGDPRGCLKRILAKFDEELGGEFFVGPEPEFFILKQDACGSWVPADDAGYFDLEPVDAGCDIRRKIVFALENLGFHVEASHHEVAEGQHEVDFKFADAVKTADSVVTFKTTIKTLAAQEGLKATFMPKPFFGINGSGMHCHQSIWLGGEPSFYDETAKHQLSSTCMNYVAGILEHAKSIVAVTNPTVNSYKRLVPGYEAPVNIAWANANRSAIIRVPAPRGKGTRIEFRAPDPACNPYLAFTVMLAAGLDGVRRNLEAPEPVEKNIFAMNEAQKKAEGIESVPANLKAALDELENNSVLKDALGKHIFENFIEIKNAEWDSFRTAVTDWETKQYLKI, from the coding sequence ATGAATTCTGTTGAACAGGCTATGGAATACATAAAAACGAACAACGTTAAATTCATAAGATTCCAGTTTGTAGACATACACGGTGAGCCAAAAAACATCGCTTACCCTGTAAAAGCAGGTGCTGCTGGTGAAGAAGAATTATACGATGTATTAAGCAAAGGATTATACTTCGATGGTTCTTCGATTGAAGGATTCGTTTCAATTGAAAGTTCTGACATGATGTTAAAGCCAGACTTAAAAACACTTTCAGTACTCCCATGGAGACCAACTGAAAAATCCGTTGCAAGAGTTATCTGTGATGTATACACTACAACCGGAAAACCATTCGAAGGAGACCCAAGAGGATGCTTAAAAAGAATTTTAGCTAAATTCGATGAAGAACTTGGAGGAGAATTCTTCGTAGGTCCTGAACCAGAATTTTTCATCTTAAAACAAGATGCATGCGGTTCATGGGTTCCAGCAGACGATGCAGGATACTTCGATTTAGAACCTGTTGATGCAGGATGCGACATCAGAAGAAAAATCGTATTTGCTCTCGAAAACTTAGGATTCCACGTAGAAGCAAGCCACCACGAAGTTGCAGAAGGTCAGCACGAAGTTGACTTCAAATTCGCAGATGCAGTAAAAACTGCAGATAGCGTTGTAACGTTCAAAACAACAATCAAAACACTTGCAGCACAGGAAGGTTTAAAAGCTACATTCATGCCAAAACCATTCTTCGGAATCAACGGAAGCGGTATGCACTGCCACCAAAGTATCTGGTTAGGCGGCGAACCATCATTCTACGATGAAACCGCAAAACACCAATTAAGCTCAACCTGTATGAACTATGTTGCAGGTATTTTAGAACATGCAAAATCAATCGTTGCTGTTACAAACCCAACAGTAAACTCATACAAAAGATTAGTTCCAGGATATGAAGCTCCTGTAAACATTGCATGGGCAAACGCGAACAGAAGTGCGATCATTAGAGTTCCAGCACCAAGAGGAAAAGGAACAAGAATCGAATTCAGAGCACCTGATCCAGCATGCAACCCATATTTAGCATTCACAGTAATGCTCGCAGCAGGTTTAGATGGTGTAAGAAGAAATTTAGAAGCACCTGAACCAGTTGAAAAGAACATCTTCGCAATGAACGAAGCTCAGAAAAAAGCTGAAGGAATTGAATCAGTTCCTGCAAACTTAAAAGCTGCGCTTGACGAGTTAGAAAACAACTCCGTATTAAAAGATGCATTAGGAAAACACATCTTTGAAAACTTCATTGAAATCAAAAACGCTGAATGGGATTCATTCAGAACCGCAGTTACAGACTGGGAAACAAAACAATACTTAAAAATCTAA
- a CDS encoding 30S ribosomal protein S6e, which yields MAFKVVVSDTKTGKSYQFETESTALIGKKIGDEISGSVVELEGYKLKITGGSDKCGFAMRHDIHGAMKMRVLLKEGPGYNVKEKGLRRRKSLRGNTISKDVTLINTKVVEYGSAPLGGEPESTE from the coding sequence ATGGCTTTTAAAGTTGTTGTATCAGATACTAAAACAGGAAAATCATACCAATTCGAAACAGAGTCCACTGCACTTATCGGTAAAAAAATTGGTGATGAAATCAGCGGTTCAGTTGTTGAATTAGAAGGTTACAAATTAAAAATCACAGGCGGATCCGACAAATGTGGATTTGCAATGAGACATGACATTCACGGCGCTATGAAAATGAGAGTACTCTTAAAAGAAGGACCTGGATACAACGTTAAAGAAAAAGGTCTCAGAAGAAGAAAAAGCTTAAGGGGAAACACAATTTCAAAAGACGTTACATTAATCAACACAAAAGTTGTAGAATACGGTTCAGCACCACTCGGTGGAGAACCTGAAAGCACTGAATAA
- a CDS encoding translation initiation factor IF-2 subunit gamma — protein MAASNQSEVNIGMVGHVDHGKTSLTRKLTGVWTDTHSEELKRGISIRLGYADCEIKKCETCDEPECYTVDKKCDACGGKVSTLRKISFVDAPGHETLMATMLSGASLMDGAILVIAASEECPQPQTKEHLMALDALGVEHILIVQNKIDLVSEEAAIENYNQIKEFTKGTVAENAPIIPVSAHHGANLDVLLKAIQEFIPTPERDETLTPKLYVARSFDVNKPGSEIKDLKGGVIGGSIIQGALKVGDDLEIRPGIKVTEGNKTHWVPIVTKIISLGVGGKKLKSAAPGGLIGVGTELDPNLTKSDALSGSLAGLPGTLPETLEKMVIKPQLLERVVGSQDELIIEPLKTNEVLMLNVGTSTTVGVTVSARADKAEIKLKLPVCADKGDRVAISRKIGSRWRLIGYGIIL, from the coding sequence ATGGCAGCATCCAACCAATCAGAAGTTAACATTGGAATGGTAGGTCACGTAGACCACGGAAAAACGAGTTTGACAAGGAAATTAACTGGTGTATGGACCGACACACACAGTGAAGAACTCAAAAGAGGAATTTCAATAAGGCTCGGATATGCAGACTGTGAAATAAAGAAGTGCGAAACATGCGATGAACCAGAATGCTATACCGTTGATAAAAAGTGCGATGCTTGTGGCGGTAAAGTATCTACTTTAAGAAAAATATCATTTGTGGATGCTCCAGGACACGAAACACTGATGGCTACAATGCTCTCAGGAGCTTCACTTATGGATGGTGCAATTTTAGTTATTGCTGCAAGTGAAGAATGCCCTCAACCCCAAACAAAAGAACACTTGATGGCTCTTGATGCATTGGGTGTTGAACATATACTTATTGTTCAAAATAAAATAGACCTCGTATCTGAAGAAGCTGCAATTGAAAATTACAACCAAATTAAAGAATTTACAAAAGGAACTGTTGCAGAAAATGCGCCAATTATCCCTGTTTCAGCACACCACGGTGCAAATTTAGATGTACTGCTAAAAGCAATTCAAGAGTTTATCCCAACTCCTGAAAGGGACGAAACATTAACTCCTAAATTATATGTTGCCAGGAGTTTTGATGTAAATAAACCCGGTTCTGAAATAAAAGACTTAAAAGGTGGAGTTATCGGGGGAAGTATCATTCAAGGTGCTTTAAAAGTTGGTGACGACCTCGAAATAAGACCTGGTATAAAAGTAACCGAAGGAAACAAAACCCACTGGGTTCCAATAGTAACCAAAATTATATCATTGGGAGTTGGCGGTAAAAAATTAAAATCTGCAGCACCGGGTGGATTAATAGGTGTTGGAACTGAATTAGATCCAAATTTAACAAAATCCGATGCATTAAGCGGAAGTTTAGCGGGACTTCCAGGAACACTTCCTGAAACCTTAGAAAAAATGGTTATCAAACCACAACTTCTTGAAAGAGTTGTTGGTTCCCAAGACGAACTCATAATCGAACCTTTAAAAACAAACGAAGTTTTGATGTTAAACGTTGGAACATCCACAACTGTTGGAGTAACCGTATCTGCAAGAGCTGATAAAGCAGAAATTAAATTAAAATTGCCAGTATGTGCCGATAAAGGCGACAGAGTTGCAATAAGCAGAAAAATCGGATCAAGATGGAGATTGATCGGATACGGAATAATTTTATAA
- a CDS encoding DNA double-strand break repair nuclease NurA, giving the protein MDYSKLLSKKENICSKIKNIDFNFDYKNYWTNSDFNSHSDTIFAGGDGSFNKIDYVNYCLYISGTVSYIQKTDGKIEESISAWDSNIILPYKYVQSRLSLYMLNMELKIALWNLKNKNINYYLYDGSLYSLLVQTNNKFSINGENLENIIFKYYELYGDEIKNKIFEEIDSNNINSSVELSNNLNFSEEEKIILEQLEYLILLSELLKYREKIVGVAKTSKMNIYFKDALIPDLAIFSKCKNSGYSKPLDLVDEKINKNFYKNVEYFKKFGIDLKKLNYQFAKLDKNSGTLCITSFEDLDETFFSNLQKISVSNYPYILKKSHEKVKIEKKEIEKFVKLLGIYEKSDRDSNLEY; this is encoded by the coding sequence ATGGACTATTCAAAACTCCTATCAAAAAAGGAGAATATATGTTCTAAAATAAAAAATATCGATTTTAATTTTGATTATAAAAATTACTGGACTAATTCCGATTTTAATAGCCATTCTGATACCATTTTTGCTGGTGGGGATGGCAGTTTCAATAAAATCGATTATGTAAATTACTGCCTGTATATTTCTGGTACTGTTTCATACATTCAAAAAACCGATGGAAAAATCGAAGAGTCTATTTCTGCGTGGGATTCAAATATAATTTTACCTTACAAGTACGTTCAAAGTAGGCTTAGTCTTTACATGTTAAATATGGAGTTAAAAATTGCTCTTTGGAATTTAAAAAATAAAAATATCAATTATTACCTATATGATGGGTCTCTTTATTCACTGCTCGTTCAAACAAACAACAAATTTTCGATCAACGGGGAAAACTTAGAAAATATAATTTTCAAGTATTACGAACTTTATGGCGATGAAATAAAAAATAAAATTTTTGAAGAAATCGATTCTAATAATATCAATTCAAGCGTTGAACTTTCAAATAATTTAAACTTTAGTGAAGAAGAAAAAATTATACTCGAACAGCTTGAATATTTAATATTATTATCTGAACTTTTAAAATACCGTGAAAAAATTGTTGGAGTTGCAAAAACCTCAAAAATGAATATTTATTTTAAAGATGCACTGATTCCAGACCTTGCAATCTTTTCAAAATGTAAAAATTCAGGGTATTCAAAACCCCTAGATCTCGTTGACGAAAAAATAAATAAAAACTTCTATAAAAATGTGGAATACTTTAAAAAATTTGGAATTGACCTTAAAAAACTAAATTACCAGTTTGCAAAACTTGATAAAAACAGCGGAACTTTGTGCATAACTTCTTTTGAAGACTTGGATGAAACTTTCTTTTCGAATCTTCAGAAAATATCTGTTTCAAATTACCCCTACATATTAAAAAAATCACACGAAAAAGTAAAAATTGAGAAAAAAGAGATCGAAAAATTCGTAAAACTTCTTGGAATCTATGAAAAAAGCGACAGAGATTCCAATTTAGAATATTAA
- a CDS encoding helix-turn-helix domain-containing protein: protein MEKIAIHIMGEIVLSEDIGKAMKKWREMFGIPQIETARYLDVSPSVISDYEVGRRKNPGVNIVKKYVYALLEIDKERGGHTIKALSKVLNPTSMKAILQIKEYQNPVGVRELLSTIEGKVICGENSLNNQLFGHTVVDSVKAILEMNGQDFLNLYGWTTERALIFTEVSAGRSPMVAIRVSNIKPRVVIFNGVSELDKLAVKLAELEGICLIVTELSTDELLKRLKEIK, encoded by the coding sequence ATGGAGAAAATAGCGATACATATCATGGGAGAAATTGTATTGTCCGAAGATATCGGTAAGGCCATGAAAAAATGGAGAGAAATGTTTGGCATACCGCAGATAGAAACTGCAAGGTACCTAGATGTCTCCCCATCAGTGATCAGTGATTACGAAGTTGGCAGAAGAAAAAATCCTGGAGTAAATATCGTCAAAAAATATGTATATGCACTCTTAGAAATTGACAAGGAAAGGGGCGGACATACTATAAAAGCGTTGAGTAAGGTGTTAAACCCAACTTCAATGAAGGCGATTTTGCAGATAAAAGAATACCAAAACCCAGTTGGAGTCAGAGAATTACTTTCCACTATCGAAGGAAAAGTAATCTGTGGCGAAAACAGTTTAAATAATCAGCTATTTGGCCACACCGTAGTAGACAGTGTTAAAGCTATTTTGGAAATGAATGGCCAGGATTTCCTAAATCTCTATGGTTGGACAACCGAAAGAGCATTGATTTTTACCGAAGTTTCCGCCGGACGAAGCCCCATGGTTGCAATTCGTGTAAGTAACATCAAACCACGAGTCGTTATCTTCAACGGAGTTTCCGAACTAGACAAACTTGCGGTTAAACTTGCCGAACTTGAGGGAATATGCCTCATAGTAACTGAATTGAGTACCGATGAGCTTTTAAAGCGTTTAAAAGAAATAAAATAA